The genomic window CAGGGCAAGGCCAACCCGAAGCTGGTGAACGAGCTGCTCCGGGCGCGGCTGGTGAAGGAGTAGTGTCCGCGGCGCGGCCGGCGCTGGGGCTGCTGCTGATAACGATGATTTGGGGCGGCACGTTTCCGGTGGTCAAGGAGCTGGTGGAAAACGTGCCGCCGTATTCGCTGTTGGCGGCCCGCTTCGGCGTGGCCGGCGTTGCGTTGGGGGCGGCGGCGTGGCTGCGGCGGCGGGAGTGGCGACCGGGGCTGGCGCGGGCCGGCGGGCTGCTGGGGCTGTTCCTCTGGGGCGGGTATTTCACCCAGACGTTCGGCTTGCAGTTCACCACCGCCTCCAAAGCGGGTTTCATTACGTCGCTGAACGTGGTGTTCGTGGCGGTGCTGGCGGCGGTCGTTTCCAAACGCTCCACGCCGCCGCTGACGTGGCTGGGCATCGGGGTCGCCACGGTGGGCCTGGCGCTCTTAAGCGTCGACTGGAGCGAGAGCCTGTCGCTGGCGCCGGGCGACCTCTGGGTGCTGGCTTGCGCCGTGCTGTTCGCGGCGCACATCGTGGCGGTGGACCGCTTCGCGCCCGCCTATGACCCGGTGCTGCTGACGTGGGTGCAGATGACCGTCGTGGCCGCCGTGTCTACGGCGGCGGCGTTCGCCTTCGACGGCGGGCTGGTGGGGCTGGATCGGGCCGAAAACTGGGGCCCGCTGCTGTTCTTGGCGCTGATCGCCTCGGCGGGGGCGGTGCTGCTGCAGGTGTACTTGCAGCGGTTCGCCGCGCCGGCCCGGGTGGGGCTCATCTTTTCGCTGGAGCCGGTGTTCGCGGCGCTGTTCGCTTGGCTGTTGTTGGGTGAAACGCTGCCGCTTGTGGGCTGGATCGGCGGGGCGCTGGTGCTGGCGGGGGTCGTGCTGGCGGAGCTGAAGCCGCAGGGCCCGGGCGCGCCGGCGGGCGAGCTGGCGGAGGCCGGCGGCGGGCAAGGGTGAACGGCGCGATGCAGCTGGCGCTGGGCGGGCCGGTCGTCATCAAAAGCATCGGCCCCGTGAACCTGTATTTGTTCGGCACCGCGGCCGCCGCGGGCTGTGTCGCGGGCTTGGCGGCGGCGCTGGCCCTGGCGCGGCGGTACGGGTTTGCCGCGGAACAGGTGCTGGAAGTCGCCGCACCGGCGCTGCTGGCCGGCATCGCCGGGGCCCGGATCGGATACGTGTTGCTGCACTGGCCCGATTACCGCTGGGATTTGGCGGCGCTGTGGCGGTTGAGCGAAGGCGGGTTTTTCTTTTACGGAGGCTTGGCGGCCGGGTTGCTGGCGGCCGCGCTGGCCGCGGGGCGGCGGGGCATGGACGTGCGGCGGCTGCTGGATGTGCTGGCGCCGGGTTTGGCGCTGGGGCAGGCGGTGGGCTTCGTCGGCGCGCAGCCCGGCGGGCGGCCCGGCATCGCGCCGTGGGCGGTCGTCATCGACGGGCAGAGCCTGCATCCGTTCCCGGCC from Bacillota bacterium includes these protein-coding regions:
- a CDS encoding EamA/RhaT family transporter, whose product is MSAARPALGLLLITMIWGGTFPVVKELVENVPPYSLLAARFGVAGVALGAAAWLRRREWRPGLARAGGLLGLFLWGGYFTQTFGLQFTTASKAGFITSLNVVFVAVLAAVVSKRSTPPLTWLGIGVATVGLALLSVDWSESLSLAPGDLWVLACAVLFAAHIVAVDRFAPAYDPVLLTWVQMTVVAAVSTAAAFAFDGGLVGLDRAENWGPLLFLALIASAGAVLLQVYLQRFAAPARVGLIFSLEPVFAALFAWLLLGETLPLVGWIGGALVLAGVVLAELKPQGPGAPAGELAEAGGGQG